One stretch of Juglans microcarpa x Juglans regia isolate MS1-56 chromosome 3D, Jm3101_v1.0, whole genome shotgun sequence DNA includes these proteins:
- the LOC121255920 gene encoding protein WVD2-like 7 isoform X2, whose translation MGESATCLVRSFSHPSHASSEAKERDPFRALGESISFGRFMSESLAWEKRSTFSHNPYLEEVEKFSKPGSVAQKKAYFEAHYKKKAAERAAALLEEANTTACIVFESESMDKLHDDSFMDLALVKADSLKAIDEPHGDDTPNTAVGYSVYANGDNPNVGVLETKKVEAADAVTQEGINLVEISDQTEKVEDYQKIVASQKEKKLDKDAVYKEILPSPSKKRQGNFSQKLSTKSRASKLPVSPSEQMISMQSINENYTSENSKKVAGDLVDKKRSLKSLHMSINLASRTCKTSKTTTPVSQKASVNKLMKERSVKPQSEDRSTRTLLSNSVSAGITEDRKGQSLPIDCSNSSSVSRSKARSPTISFPFTFRSQERAAKRKEFFQKLEEQINTKEAEKWKQQTMPKEKAHFDIKKLRQTTEFKAKLHEDSNHGSQSPSSPLKKSPRTKPQSLKLGRNPVQSKVQDSSSRPPLKPSGRNVHSNQVMEKVDQSTSRSIISLTKKKARENASPNIQH comes from the exons ATGGGTGAGTCTGCCACGTGCCTTGTGAGGTCGTTCTCTCATCCTTCTCATGCTTCTAGTGAAGCCAAAGAG CGTGACCCATTTCGTGCTCTAGGGGAATCGATCTCGTTTGGGAGGTTTATGTCCGAATCCTTGGCCTGGGAGAAACGTTCAACCTTCTCTCACAATCCATACTTGGAAGAAGTGGAGAAGTTTTCTAAGCCAGGTTCTGTTGCTCAGAAAAAAGCTTATTTTGAAGctcattacaagaaaaaggcTGCAGAGAGAGCGGCAGCATTGCTTGAGGAAGCAAATACAACCGCTTGTATTGTCTTTGAGTCAGAAAGTATGGACAAACTTCATGATGATTCGTTCATGGATTTGGCATTGGTGAAAGCAGACAGCCTCAAGGCCATCGATGAACCACATGGGGATGATACCCCTAATACAGCAGTAGGTTATTCTGTCTATGCGAATGGGGATAATCCTAATGTTGGAGTATTGGAAACTAAGAAGGTGGAAGCAGCTGATGCTGTAACCCAAGAAGGCATTAATCTGGTTGAAATTTCAGACCAAActgaaaaagttgaagactACCAGAAGATTGTGGCCTCCCAAAAAGAGAAGAAACTCGATAAG GATGCTGTCTACAAGGAGATTCTCCCTTCACCAAGCAAGAAAAGACAAGGGAatttttctcagaagttgtcaACCAAAAGTAGAGCATCCAAGCTCCCAGTCTCTCCTTCCGAACAAATGATTTCTATGCAATccataaatgaaaattatacatCTGAGAATAGCAAGAAGGTGGCAGGAGACCTGGTTGACAAAAAGAGAAGTTTAAAATCACTTCACATGTCAATCAATTTGGCTTCACGCACCTGCAAAACCAGTAAAACTACAACTCCAGTTTCTCAAAAG GCATCTGTTAATAAGTTAATGAAGGAACGTTCAGTAAAGCCCCAGTCAGAAGATCGAAG CACTAGAACACTACTCAGCAATTCAGTTTCTGCAGGAATAACAGAGGATCGGAAAGGGCAGTCCCTCCCTATTGA CTGCTCAAATTCTTCAAGTGTCAGTAGAAGCAAAGCACGATCTCCTACTATATCTTTTCCCTTCACTTTCAGGAGTCAAGAAAGAGCAGCAAAGCGTAAAGAG TTCTTTCAAAAGCTAGAAGAACAAATAAACACCAAGGAGGCCGAAAAATGGAAGCAACAGACAATGCCTAAG GAAAAGGCTCATTTTGACATTAAAAAATTGCGACAGACCACCGAATTCAAAGCCAAACTGCATGAAGATTCAAATCATGGATCACAATCTCCAAGTAGTCCCCTGAAGAAG AGTCCAAGAACAAAGCCTCAATCACTGAAACTCGGAAGAAACCCAGTTCAGAGCAAAGTTCAGGACTCAAGCTCTCGACCTCCTCTTAAGCCTTCAGGCAGAAATGTACACTCTAACCAAGTGATGGAAAAAGTTGATCAAAGCACAAGTCGTTCTATCATTTCACTAACAAAGAAGAAGGCGCGTGAGAATGCTTCTCCCAATATTCAGCATTAA
- the LOC121255920 gene encoding protein WVD2-like 7 isoform X1, translating to MGESATCLVRSFSHPSHASSEAKERDPFRALGESISFGRFMSESLAWEKRSTFSHNPYLEEVEKFSKPGSVAQKKAYFEAHYKKKAAERAAALLEEANTTACIVFESESMDKLHDDSFMDLALVKADSLKAIDEPHGDDTPNTAVGYSVYANGDNPNVGVLETKKVEAADAVTQEGINLVEISDQTEKVEDYQKIVASQKEKKLDKDAVYKEILPSPSKKRQGNFSQKLSTKSRASKLPVSPSEQMISMQSINENYTSENSKKVAGDLVDKKRSLKSLHMSINLASRTCKTSKTTTPVSQKVRSKRTDATLFNTFGHDSSISVRTMTSASVNKLMKERSVKPQSEDRSTRTLLSNSVSAGITEDRKGQSLPIDCSNSSSVSRSKARSPTISFPFTFRSQERAAKRKEFFQKLEEQINTKEAEKWKQQTMPKEKAHFDIKKLRQTTEFKAKLHEDSNHGSQSPSSPLKKSPRTKPQSLKLGRNPVQSKVQDSSSRPPLKPSGRNVHSNQVMEKVDQSTSRSIISLTKKKARENASPNIQH from the exons ATGGGTGAGTCTGCCACGTGCCTTGTGAGGTCGTTCTCTCATCCTTCTCATGCTTCTAGTGAAGCCAAAGAG CGTGACCCATTTCGTGCTCTAGGGGAATCGATCTCGTTTGGGAGGTTTATGTCCGAATCCTTGGCCTGGGAGAAACGTTCAACCTTCTCTCACAATCCATACTTGGAAGAAGTGGAGAAGTTTTCTAAGCCAGGTTCTGTTGCTCAGAAAAAAGCTTATTTTGAAGctcattacaagaaaaaggcTGCAGAGAGAGCGGCAGCATTGCTTGAGGAAGCAAATACAACCGCTTGTATTGTCTTTGAGTCAGAAAGTATGGACAAACTTCATGATGATTCGTTCATGGATTTGGCATTGGTGAAAGCAGACAGCCTCAAGGCCATCGATGAACCACATGGGGATGATACCCCTAATACAGCAGTAGGTTATTCTGTCTATGCGAATGGGGATAATCCTAATGTTGGAGTATTGGAAACTAAGAAGGTGGAAGCAGCTGATGCTGTAACCCAAGAAGGCATTAATCTGGTTGAAATTTCAGACCAAActgaaaaagttgaagactACCAGAAGATTGTGGCCTCCCAAAAAGAGAAGAAACTCGATAAG GATGCTGTCTACAAGGAGATTCTCCCTTCACCAAGCAAGAAAAGACAAGGGAatttttctcagaagttgtcaACCAAAAGTAGAGCATCCAAGCTCCCAGTCTCTCCTTCCGAACAAATGATTTCTATGCAATccataaatgaaaattatacatCTGAGAATAGCAAGAAGGTGGCAGGAGACCTGGTTGACAAAAAGAGAAGTTTAAAATCACTTCACATGTCAATCAATTTGGCTTCACGCACCTGCAAAACCAGTAAAACTACAACTCCAGTTTCTCAAAAGGTGCGAAGCAAGAGAACTGATGCAACTTTGTTCAACACATTTGGACATGATAGTTCAATTTCCGTACGAACTATGACTAGC GCATCTGTTAATAAGTTAATGAAGGAACGTTCAGTAAAGCCCCAGTCAGAAGATCGAAG CACTAGAACACTACTCAGCAATTCAGTTTCTGCAGGAATAACAGAGGATCGGAAAGGGCAGTCCCTCCCTATTGA CTGCTCAAATTCTTCAAGTGTCAGTAGAAGCAAAGCACGATCTCCTACTATATCTTTTCCCTTCACTTTCAGGAGTCAAGAAAGAGCAGCAAAGCGTAAAGAG TTCTTTCAAAAGCTAGAAGAACAAATAAACACCAAGGAGGCCGAAAAATGGAAGCAACAGACAATGCCTAAG GAAAAGGCTCATTTTGACATTAAAAAATTGCGACAGACCACCGAATTCAAAGCCAAACTGCATGAAGATTCAAATCATGGATCACAATCTCCAAGTAGTCCCCTGAAGAAG AGTCCAAGAACAAAGCCTCAATCACTGAAACTCGGAAGAAACCCAGTTCAGAGCAAAGTTCAGGACTCAAGCTCTCGACCTCCTCTTAAGCCTTCAGGCAGAAATGTACACTCTAACCAAGTGATGGAAAAAGTTGATCAAAGCACAAGTCGTTCTATCATTTCACTAACAAAGAAGAAGGCGCGTGAGAATGCTTCTCCCAATATTCAGCATTAA
- the LOC121255919 gene encoding two-component response regulator ARR11-like isoform X2, translated as MENGFSSPRNDSFPAGLRVLVVDDDPTWLKILEKMLKKCSYEVTTCGLARDALNLLRERKDGYDIVISDVNMPDMDGFKLLEHVGLEMDLPVIMMSVDGETGRVMKGVQHGACDYLLKPIRMKELRNIWQHVFRKKILEIRDIEGHESFEGIQISRNGSDLSDDGHMFCGEDMTSVKKRKDFDNKHDEKDFGDHSSAKKHRVVWSVDLHQKFVKAVNQIGFDKVGPKKILDLMNVPWLTRENVASHLQKYRLYLSRLQKESDLKASFGGIKHSDMHLKDPAGSFGPQSSINTNQNDVANEHMPDTKKTLNADNPDPQETSSQMSFDHSFASLGSEVNYEAFDCRIWSEAPKIELKREHKPLLQLEDGFSQLPPCAPEHHVKIDKLHPVPSVSSGLSLTARDVSGPIKNEPLYAEYQSNRVSHVSPKKCAIECFPVQSKSHMVVNHQSYEPVSTAVSSMKPQGFNLSCITDFDYSQRNLKASDSTLAPFNETACLLQGDFHNKYFGLPNLEFTECNDPSFLAEIPVHWHDTPTSDYECPLDPTEYSIFDQGLFIA; from the exons ATGGAGAACGGCTTCTCTTCTCCTCGGAACGATTCGTTCCCAGCTGGTCTTCGCGTTCTCGTCGTTGATGACGATCCGACATGGCTCAAAATCCTCGAAAAGATGCTCAAGAAGTGCTCCTACGAGG tgACTACGTGTGGTTTGGCAAGAGATGCTCTGAACTTGCTGCGTGAAAGGAAAGACGGGTATGACATCGTAATCAGTGATGTCAACATGCCCGACATGGATGGTTTTAAGCTTCTCGAGCACGTTGGACTGGAAATGGATCTGCCTGTCATTA TGATGTCTGTTGATGGAGAGACAGGCAGGGTGATGAAAGGTGTTCAGCATGGAGCCTGTGATTATCTCCTGAAGCCAATAAGGATGAAAGAACTCCGAAATATATGGCAGCATGTcttcagaaaaaaaatacttgaaataaGGGATATTGAGGGTCATGAAAGTTTTGAAGGTATCCAAATATCAAGAAATGGATCAGATCTATCTGATGATGGGCACATGTTTTGTGGAGAAGATATGACCTCagtcaagaaaagaaaagattttgaCAACAAACATGATGAGAAAGACTTTGGTGATCATTCTTCTGCAAAGAAACATAGAGTTGTTTGGTCAGTAGATCTGCACCAGAAATTTGTCAAGGCTGTAAATCAGATTGGTTTTGATA AAGTTGGCCCCAAAAAGATACTCGATTTGATGAATGTGCCTTGGCTCACTAGAGAAAATGTTGCTAGTCACTTGCAG AAGTACCGCCTCTACTTGAGTAGATTGCAGAAAGAAAGTGATTTAAAAGCTTCTTTTGGTGGGATAAAGCACTCTGATATGCATTTGAAGGATCCTGCTGGAAGTTTTGGCCCTCAGAGTTCAATCAACACGAACCAAAATGACGTTGCTAACG AGCACATGCCAGATACCAAAAAAACCTTGAATGCTGATAATCCTGATCCTCAGGAGACGAGTTCACAGATGAGCTTCGATCATTCTTTTGCATCACTGGGCTCAGAAGTAAACTATGAAGCATTTGACTGTCGCATTTGGAGTGAAGCTCCTAAAATTGAACTCAAACGAGAACATAAGCCGCTTCTTCAGTTGGAGGATGGCTTTAGCCAGCTGCCACCATGTGCTCCAGAACATCACGTCAAAATCGATAAACTACATCCAGTCCCATCCGTTTCTTCCGGACTTTCTTTGACTGCAAGAGACGTAAGTGGTCCTATAAAAAATGAACCCTTGTATGCCGAGTACCAGAGCAATCGTGTGAGCCATGTCAGTCCAAAGAAATGTGCAATTGAATGTTTTCCTGTTCAATCCAAGAGCCACATGGTGGTGAATCATCAATCTTATGAGCCCGTTTCCACAGCAGTATCAAGCATGAAACCACAGGGCTTCAACCTGAGTTGCATTACTGACTTCGATTATTCCCAAAGAAACCTGAAAGCAAGTGACTCAACTTTGGCGCCATTCAATGAGACAGCTTGTTTACTGCAAGGTGATTTTCATAACAAGTATTTTGGACTCCCAAACCTAGAGTTTACTGAATGCAATGATCCAAGCTTCCTTGCCGAAATTCCAGTCCACTGGCATGACACACCGACTTCTGACTACGAGTGTCCCCTTGACCCAACAGAGTATTCCATTTTCGATCAAGGTCTATTTATAGCATGA
- the LOC121255919 gene encoding two-component response regulator ARR11-like isoform X1: protein MENGFSSPRNDSFPAGLRVLVVDDDPTWLKILEKMLKKCSYEVTTCGLARDALNLLRERKDGYDIVISDVNMPDMDGFKLLEHVGLEMDLPVIMMSVDGETGRVMKGVQHGACDYLLKPIRMKELRNIWQHVFRKKILEIRDIEGHESFEGIQISRNGSDLSDDGHMFCGEDMTSVKKRKDFDNKHDEKDFGDHSSAKKHRVVWSVDLHQKFVKAVNQIGFDKVGPKKILDLMNVPWLTRENVASHLQKYRLYLSRLQKESDLKASFGGIKHSDMHLKDPAGSFGPQSSINTNQNDVANGRYQFSAHKLFGQDVDVKIQEGDLKGIFSEHMPDTKKTLNADNPDPQETSSQMSFDHSFASLGSEVNYEAFDCRIWSEAPKIELKREHKPLLQLEDGFSQLPPCAPEHHVKIDKLHPVPSVSSGLSLTARDVSGPIKNEPLYAEYQSNRVSHVSPKKCAIECFPVQSKSHMVVNHQSYEPVSTAVSSMKPQGFNLSCITDFDYSQRNLKASDSTLAPFNETACLLQGDFHNKYFGLPNLEFTECNDPSFLAEIPVHWHDTPTSDYECPLDPTEYSIFDQGLFIA, encoded by the exons ATGGAGAACGGCTTCTCTTCTCCTCGGAACGATTCGTTCCCAGCTGGTCTTCGCGTTCTCGTCGTTGATGACGATCCGACATGGCTCAAAATCCTCGAAAAGATGCTCAAGAAGTGCTCCTACGAGG tgACTACGTGTGGTTTGGCAAGAGATGCTCTGAACTTGCTGCGTGAAAGGAAAGACGGGTATGACATCGTAATCAGTGATGTCAACATGCCCGACATGGATGGTTTTAAGCTTCTCGAGCACGTTGGACTGGAAATGGATCTGCCTGTCATTA TGATGTCTGTTGATGGAGAGACAGGCAGGGTGATGAAAGGTGTTCAGCATGGAGCCTGTGATTATCTCCTGAAGCCAATAAGGATGAAAGAACTCCGAAATATATGGCAGCATGTcttcagaaaaaaaatacttgaaataaGGGATATTGAGGGTCATGAAAGTTTTGAAGGTATCCAAATATCAAGAAATGGATCAGATCTATCTGATGATGGGCACATGTTTTGTGGAGAAGATATGACCTCagtcaagaaaagaaaagattttgaCAACAAACATGATGAGAAAGACTTTGGTGATCATTCTTCTGCAAAGAAACATAGAGTTGTTTGGTCAGTAGATCTGCACCAGAAATTTGTCAAGGCTGTAAATCAGATTGGTTTTGATA AAGTTGGCCCCAAAAAGATACTCGATTTGATGAATGTGCCTTGGCTCACTAGAGAAAATGTTGCTAGTCACTTGCAG AAGTACCGCCTCTACTTGAGTAGATTGCAGAAAGAAAGTGATTTAAAAGCTTCTTTTGGTGGGATAAAGCACTCTGATATGCATTTGAAGGATCCTGCTGGAAGTTTTGGCCCTCAGAGTTCAATCAACACGAACCAAAATGACGTTGCTAACGGTAGGTACCAATTTTCTGCACATAAATTATTTGGTCAGGATGTGGATGTCAAAATCCAAGAAGGGGATCTGAAGGGAATTTTCTCAGAGCACATGCCAGATACCAAAAAAACCTTGAATGCTGATAATCCTGATCCTCAGGAGACGAGTTCACAGATGAGCTTCGATCATTCTTTTGCATCACTGGGCTCAGAAGTAAACTATGAAGCATTTGACTGTCGCATTTGGAGTGAAGCTCCTAAAATTGAACTCAAACGAGAACATAAGCCGCTTCTTCAGTTGGAGGATGGCTTTAGCCAGCTGCCACCATGTGCTCCAGAACATCACGTCAAAATCGATAAACTACATCCAGTCCCATCCGTTTCTTCCGGACTTTCTTTGACTGCAAGAGACGTAAGTGGTCCTATAAAAAATGAACCCTTGTATGCCGAGTACCAGAGCAATCGTGTGAGCCATGTCAGTCCAAAGAAATGTGCAATTGAATGTTTTCCTGTTCAATCCAAGAGCCACATGGTGGTGAATCATCAATCTTATGAGCCCGTTTCCACAGCAGTATCAAGCATGAAACCACAGGGCTTCAACCTGAGTTGCATTACTGACTTCGATTATTCCCAAAGAAACCTGAAAGCAAGTGACTCAACTTTGGCGCCATTCAATGAGACAGCTTGTTTACTGCAAGGTGATTTTCATAACAAGTATTTTGGACTCCCAAACCTAGAGTTTACTGAATGCAATGATCCAAGCTTCCTTGCCGAAATTCCAGTCCACTGGCATGACACACCGACTTCTGACTACGAGTGTCCCCTTGACCCAACAGAGTATTCCATTTTCGATCAAGGTCTATTTATAGCATGA